The genomic region CagtgcctttttccacattttgttactttacagccttattctaaaatggattaaataaataaaaatcctcagcaatacacacaataccccataatgacaaagcgaaaacaggtttgtagaaaaacagaaataccctatttacataagtattcagtattcctttgctatgagactagaacttgagctcaggtgcatcctgtttacattgatcatccttgagatgtttctacaacttgattggagtccccctgtggtaaattcaattgattggacatgacttggaaaggcacacacctgtcgatataaggtcccacaattgacagtgcatgtcagagcaaagaccaagccatggggtcgaaggaattgtccgtagagctccgagataggattgtgtcgaggcacagatctggggaagggtacaaaaacaattctgcagcattgaaggtccccaagaacacagtggcctccatcattcttaaatggaagaagtttggaaccaccaagactcttcctagagctggctgcctggccaaactgagcaatcgggggagaagggccttggtcagggaggtgaccaagaacccgatggtcactctgatagagctccagagttcctctgtggagatgggagaatcttccagaaggacaaccatctctgcagccctccaccaatcaggcctttatggtagtggccagacggaagccactcctcagtaaatggcacaaCAGCCctctttgagtttgccaaaaggcacctaaagactctcagaccatgagaaacaagattctctggtctgatgaaaccaatattgaactctttggcctgaatgcaaagggTTACTTCTGGAgccaacctggcaccatccctacggtgaagcatggtggtggcagcatcatgctgtggagatgtttttcagcggcagggactgggagactagtcaggatcggggcaaagatgaaccgagcaaagtacagggagatccttgatgaaaacctgctccagagcgctcaggacctcagactggggcgaaggttcaccttccaacaggacaacaaccctaagcatgcagccaagacaacacaggagttgcttcgggacgtGTAAAGATCCTTGATCTTCCAGAGCCGACTAATCAAGACTGGTCAAGCTCAGTTTTTACCATGACTTGTCAATACTGAGCTTCTACTTCTTATTAAAGATATTTTGACTTACTGTACATGTACACATTCGGAAAGTGGCCATTTTACGCAGTGGTAAAGGCTATTGCACAatgcacacacatactgtatctatCTGAGAACTAATATTATGGGGGGGTAGAAGTGATTCACTGAGGTGCGGCCTAGAACCACAAATAGCAGCAAAGTTAACCGAAAACGATGCTCACTTGTTCTGCCACAACAGCAGAATGTCTTGAGAACACCTGCTCTTCTATGAcagaccaggtgaaagctatgatcccttattgatgtcacttgttaaatcacttcaatcagtttagatcagggctgcccaaccctcttcctggagatctactgtcctgtaggttttcagtccaaccataatgtagcatatctgattcagctagttaaggtcttgttgagcagctaatgagtagaatcaggtgtgttaaattaggtttggactgaaaacccacagaaCGATAGATCTAGataatatttaagtgcctttgaacggggtatggtagaaggTGCCAGGTTTATCAGTTTCactgtgtcaagaattgcaactgtcgtggaaattctaaccaGAAAGGAAGAGAGACTGTAGATTCTTCAAACAACAATTTTATTATATGATTTACAAATCTGGAGCAATTAACATCATCACTCAATGGTGCAGAGCGAAGGCTCAACGAACAAGAGTTGGGTCTCAGCTTTTATAACCTTTGTCTACGTGGCAGTTTAGCAAGTGTGTGAGATCATGATGGGAACAGAgtacaaacaagtgataacgctAGTCTAtctagctgctgctgctgctcaagGTAGCCTCTGTTCTCTTCATATCgccacacagctgtgcccttgaaAGATACGAAAATAACAGGATGGACCAAAAACTGGTCACTCTCAGACAGCCCTTTGTCTTTGGCCTTGTGACTAAGTTACACAAAGACAAGAGTGGAAAAATACTAGCTTCTTCTTACATTACAGAAATAGACAATGGAAAAATACAGGTTGAAGGCTTATACAGCGCAtatgtgtaaccggtgtgaaatggctagctagttagcggtgcgcgctagtagcgtttcaatcggtgacgtcacttgctctgagaccttgaagtagttgtttcccttgctctgcaagggccgtggCTTTTTTATATGTGGAGCAATGGGTAATGATGCTcagagggtgactgttgtcgatgtgtgcagagggtccctgatTCAAGCCCAGGTATgggtgaggagagggacggaatCAAAACTTTTACATATGTATAACAGAGATTGTAATTTTCCCATCATACAACGCTGCTGGGATTTTCACTCAACGGTTTCCTTTAATACACAAAgttaatttgtcccaatacttctggtcccctaaaatggggggactatgtaaagTGCTGTCATTTCAaaacagttcacccgatatggatgaaaataccctcaaattaaaacggacagtctgcactttaacctcagtcattgtatcatttcaaatccaaagtgctggagtaccgAGCCAAAACAGCAAAAAGTGTCACTGTCACAATACTTTTGGAGCCCACTGTAAATTATATAGTCGTTCGGATTATTCTCAGAACAATAATGAGCCTTTTTGGCCATTTGCCTTTTAGCCATGCTCTACCACCATGCTATTGGCCATGGCTCATGGCTCTTTCAGCCTGTCACTATCAGCCTTTGCATTTTCACATGAACCCCAAACCTCTGTTTTAAAACGTATACTTCGACCGGATAGTGGAACTTAAGTCTCCTCTTTTACCTTTTCAAAGTCAACATGCTACTGCCAAATTACCGCTTACAATGAGAATTGTCCATTTACGCTCACGTTCAGTAATCCATTTCACTACCATTCACTATGACTGCATGCTTACTGATCTGTTATTGGCTGAAATAATCTATAATGTTTTGTGTTGCATTGTTATTAGGTTAAGCTATTGTCTTATGGCTGTGTGTCACATTTGAGGATTAAAACTGTTCTAAATGGTCTTCATCTCTTGTGCACTTGAACTCACTTGTACAGTTAATTATTTTATCATGAAAGAACAGTGCCTTTCCCTCCCCGAAATATCATGGCATCCCAATGTTCTGAATTATTTACAAAGCATATAAAGAAATATGAGTTCAACCCTGAAACATTATTCATAGATGATTATTTCCCACTTACATAAAATACATTATGCCATTTTTATTTTCTAATATTTTATTGACCGCATTAGTTTCTTGATGGAAAAAGGTTAAAACAGTTCTCCTTTGTACTTTCTCGTATCTTAATGAATACAGACAACATAATGCTTTGGAGAATCACACAATTCAAGTGGGGATAAGTGTCTTTTTCCTAGACATTAGGGGGGCAGTTAGCAGAACATAGTGGGCTACAGCAAATATGAACCGCAATGGTTTTGAAATTGCATAATACCAGTAACGTACTGATAACTGTCCAAGCTGTTATCCCCCCGAGTTGTAACATATTCACTTATTGTCCTCAAGGCAATTTGTTTTGGTCAGTTTCTCAAAGATAGGACAGAGAATGCTAAAAATGTGGAACAAAACACACAAGATCACGTCCAGTTTGAAACCTTTCTGATAGTGAAAGGGTTCACTTAGACTCCAGCCACACGCGTCACCGTCAATGTGACGTTCTACCACAGATATTTCCATTCACAAGATGGAATGAATGCACACATCAGCCGTCGAGAACTGAACCTCTGCAATTCTTGAGCTTGCCATTAGACACGACGCAATTGATTGATTTCAAAGGAAGCATTACCTCCATGGCTGATGGCAATGCTGGATCCCCaatggctgtagtgtagcagggccaTTACAGTACATGATTGAAGTTATCGTTTATTGGTAGCTGCGATGCTTCTCTGGTGTATTTTACAACATTGGTAGCAAGCTTTTGAGTTTGAGGTTTAACCACCTCCTTCCACACACTTAGACCTGTTAACTGTCCCTTGTTTGTTGAATTGCACAGCTGTATGCAAGTTTAAATTATAATTGTTGCTAATGGGCacctttttttttctctttcacATATGTCAATGAAAAGGTGAAGCGTGAGTTTGCAACAGGCTGAATAGAGAGGAATGTTTTACCACAGTAGAATAAGGGAACCAGATGTGTAACAGATCCAGTATGTAATCTAGTCTGAGGTTATTGTAACGGTGCAGTTGGTGAACACTAGTGCACATTGTGGCAGCAGAGCAGCAAGTGAGCGGCGCAGACTTGGCACGGGGTCATTCTCATCCAGTTTATCATCACTCCCATCACCACTATCTGtgccaccctccctcccctcctcaccctgcctctccacctctccctctctctctggtgtcttTGGGCAAACCTGGAAGAACACCTCGCAGAACTCCAACCTGCGCAGGTCCCGCAGTGTCCTGCAGCTCCGTAGCACCTGCATCTCTCTCAACTTGCAGCATCTCAGGCGCAGGCGCTTCAGGTCCCTCAGACGGCTGGCGGACAGCAGGCCTGGCCCCACCTCCTTACCGCCGAGGCTTAGTTCCTCTAGGCCCAGCCAGCCCACTCCGAGCCCCAGGGAGGCCATCTGCAGCTGGGCGCCCGGCCGGCCAAAGTGCCCTATCTCCAGGTACTTGAGCCTGGAGAGCCCGTTTAAGCCCGAGTCAGTTTCTTGAGCGGCACTGCGCCTAAGGCCTTCTGCTGTGACACGAAGGACGTTGCGGAGCTCTAGACGGCTAAGTCTCAACCAAGACGCCAGACTCTGCAGGTGCTGGTCTGTGAAGGAGGGCACGTTATCAAGGACCATCGTCTCAATGGCGATCCCTGACAAGGAGGCAGGCACTTTCCCAGTTTGACTACGTCCCTGTTGCTGAGTAGCAGCTGTTGATGCCATTCCAGCTTGTTTCTCAGGACTGAGTGGGGTCTGGGTGAAAAAGCCCTGTGGCAGCTCGCAGCCACGCAATTCTAGGACCTGCAGTGTTGTGGGCAGGAGCTGGCAACTGTGCAAGCCTCTCAGGTCTGCATGCAGCAGGGAAAGACTGCGCAGACGGGGGCACCTGGAGGACAAAGCTTTGAGCCAGGACTCTGAGAGAAAGGCCCCACCTCTAGCAGAGAGCAGCAAGCCACGCAGCCGCAGGCATCGGAGCCCAGTGCCCAGATACTGGCGTAGTAGAACCCACAGCATGCGCGACGTCACCTGACCCAAAATGGACACCAAGGGTAGGAAGAGCAGTTGAAGAATGAAAACATccaatgagggagagagagggggaagaaacaATGCATCAGTGTTTGAGCCATGAATTGAAAGTTCTGTAGAGTTAGCTAGTCAACAGGTAGGAAATtggcagtgttggggagtagtgaactacatgtagttcaactagtaatttaactaaattttgcagtagcttggtggtagttgaacaaaattcaaatctaggtagtgttttcagtagtccattacttttttgccatgtagctaactactggaactacacactatgTATTTTGCTAAAATAAAGTATGGGTTAAGTAGACAATCATTTCCTTTCATTTTCAGCATTCAACCTTCCCAATTCTCACTTGAAactgtttttgtgtttaataggcaaAATTACAAATTCTGCTAACATATGACCCCAAAGTCATCTATCTTGCGATTTGTAGCCTGACATTTAAGATTTGAATATGATCATTTTCCACGAAAGTCACTTttgttaagtaaactatatttgtcttaagggtagctttagtgtagtttaacttcttccagtgtgaagtaattggtagcttggtaaactatatatATTTTCAGAGTAACTTACCCCAACACTGGAAATAGGTCTACAATGCAAGTATCAACATTGCATTTTGTTGCTGAATGTGAGAGGCCTCAAACAGGTATTTATTAATAATAAAATCAAGTCTGCTGAAATATCATTGAATGTAGCTTGAACCTAATAGACATGGCTATGTGACAAAATGGCTGACGTCTTTAGACAGACGTTGTAGCCTCAAATCTTTTCATGCCGAGTCTTGAAATGGTCAGATCATCATGCAATAATGGACACCATTCTTACCCCTTTCCATGCAGTTAGATCAACAACTCGCCATAGTCTTTGGTCTTTTACAAGGCGTCTCCATCTCTTACACACCCTGCAAATACACCACATGAATGACATGACAAAGAGAAGTGTTCTTCAAGCTAACGTTACAGTTATTATCATGAGAATTGATATTGAGCACATCGACTTCAGCTAACTTGTTTTACCTTCCAGTTCGGATGAGCTCTCGCACACCTAAATATGATAAAATATCAATTAAAATGTTCTCTGGAAAGTAATCGAGGGTAGAAGTTCTGAAGTCTGCCATTTTGTAAACAAAAAGTACCGTCGAGTACACGGACAAAATACACCGACGTACTAAAGTTGCATTCAAGTAATAAACCCCGCAGAAACTGTTGCTAAAGTGACAACGTTCCTAAACGTTCTGATATACTCCATGCTCGAATTAGCACATTTTATGTGAGAGTACCAGATATATACAATGGCGTAACAATTATAAATAAGCATAACAACGGCATCATTTTCAAAGCATGTTTCACCAAAACTCGTGTTTTAATGCAGCAAACACTGCCCCTTAGTGTTTGAGAACAAACGCCTTGTTCTACTGGGCTTGCGCAGCTGTCAGTCGGACAAGATGGCGACGAGCAATGGTAGTGGAATGGAAGTGGATGGGGCAGGTAATAATTTCACTTAAAGCACAATTGATTTATCTGATTATGAAGGTTGTATAAATATTGTGTGGGTGCCAACTATACTCCTTTGTCGATGGTGTTAGCTCATTTAGCTTGCCATTATTTCGCGAATGCGTTCTCTAACGTTACTTCAGCGAggctacctaacgttagttaaTTTAGTTAAGGTGGCTGTCCAGTATTTGTGTGTATATTAACGTTACTGGTATATGCAATTTCAAAACAATTGCAGTTAATATTTGTTAGTTAGCAAACTAACTCAACCGCAGTCACATATTGATTGGTCCATCCGTATTACTTAGCTAAACATCGGCAATGTAAACAACTAGTTAAGGTTAGTTTATCAATTgatagctaggtaacgttagctagctaactattttgCTTTCTTAGCTAGTTTAATTACAGTGCAGTAACTGGTCCTCCACACCTAGTGAGTATTTAGCTATAATTATCTAAGCTCTTAGTAAGTTTCATGATCACATCTTTTAACATGTCGTTTGGGATAGCATTGTTGAAAAATCATAGCTCTGATGAGTAGAATCAATGTCATCACTATACTCTTCCTGTGAAGTTATATTTCTAAAATCCACCCCAATTCAACTGCAC from Coregonus clupeaformis isolate EN_2021a chromosome 3, ASM2061545v1, whole genome shotgun sequence harbors:
- the LOC121541167 gene encoding F-box/LRR-repeat protein 12 produces the protein MADFRTSTLDYFPENILIDILSYLGVRELIRTGRVCKRWRRLVKDQRLWRVVDLTAWKGVTSRMLWVLLRQYLGTGLRCLRLRGLLLSARGGAFLSESWLKALSSRCPRLRSLSLLHADLRGLHSCQLLPTTLQVLELRGCELPQGFFTQTPLSPEKQAGMASTAATQQQGRSQTGKVPASLSGIAIETMVLDNVPSFTDQHLQSLASWLRLSRLELRNVLRVTAEGLRRSAAQETDSGLNGLSRLKYLEIGHFGRPGAQLQMASLGLGVGWLGLEELSLGGKEVGPGLLSASRLRDLKRLRLRCCKLREMQVLRSCRTLRDLRRLEFCEVFFQVCPKTPEREGEVERQGEEGREGGTDSGDGSDDKLDENDPVPSLRRSLAALLPQCALVFTNCTVTITSD